In Carya illinoinensis cultivar Pawnee chromosome 6, C.illinoinensisPawnee_v1, whole genome shotgun sequence, a single genomic region encodes these proteins:
- the LOC122314417 gene encoding aspartate-semialdehyde dehydrogenase isoform X1, whose translation MAAVTHHPFLSSKLLQTTKPNPIRIGPTAVRMSLQETAPSLAVVGVTGAVGQEFLSVLSDRDFPFRSIKMLASKRSSGKRLTFQGCDYTVEELTADSFDGVDIALFSAGGSISKEFGPVAVERGTIVVDNSSAFRMEEKVPLVIPEVNPEAMDGIKLGTGKGALIANPNCSTIICLMAATPLHQRAKVQRMVVSTYQAASGAGAAAMEELELQTREVLEGKSPTCKIFKQQYAFNLFSHNAPVLSNGYNEEEMKLVKETRKIWNDKNVKVTATCIRVPVMRAHAESINLQFENPLDEDTARNILKNAPGVVVIDDRASNLFPTPLEVSNKDDVAVGRIRCDVSQEGNHGLEIFVCGDQIRKGAALNAVQIAEMLL comes from the exons ATGGCCGCCGTCACCCACCATCCCTTTCTCTCCTCCAAACTCCTGCAAACCACCAAGCCCAATCCCATCCGTATTGGCCCCACAGCGGTTCGTATGTCCCTCCAGGAGACGGCGCCTTCGCTCGCGGTCGTTGGCGTCACTGGCGCCGTGGGTCAGGAGTTTCTCTCGGTGCTCTCTGACCGCGACTTCCCCTTCCGCTCCATCAAAATGCTTGCTTCCAAGCGCTCCTCTGGGAAGCGACTCACCTTCCAGGGCTGCGACTACACCGTCGAGGAACTCACTGCCGATAGCTTCGACGGCGTCGACATCGCTCTCTTCAGTGCCGGCGGGTCCATCAGCAAGGAGTTCGGGCCGGTAGCCGTGGAGAGGGGAACTATAGTGGTGGACAATAGCTCCGCGTTTCGGATGGAGGAGAAGGTCCCATTGGTGATACCAGAGGTGAATCCCGAGGCCATGGATGGGATCAAACTCGGAACGGGGAAGGGGGCACTTATTGCCAACCCCAACTGTTCCACCATCATTTGCTTGATGGCCGCCACGCCTCTTCATCAACGAGCCAAG GTACAACGCATGGTTGTGAGTACATACCAGGCTGCCAGTGGTGCTGGTGCTGCTGCAATGGAGGAGCTTGAGCTGCAGACTCGTGAG GTCCTGGAAGGCAAATCACCAACTTGTAAAATCTTCAAGCAACAG TATGCTTTTAATTTGTTCTCGCACAATGCACCTGTCCTGTCAAATGGATACAATGAAGAGGAAATGAAATTAGTAAAAGAGACAAGGAAAATATGG AACGACAAGAATGTTAAAGTGACTGCCACATGCATACGAGTTCCTGTTATGCGTGCACATGCCGAGAGTATAAATCTTCAATTTGAGAACCCCCTTGATGAG GACACAGCCAGGAATATTCTGAAGAATGCTCCTGGTGTAGTGGTTATTGATGATCGGGCATCAAATCTATTCCCTACTCCATTGGAGGTGTCAAACAAAGATGATGTTGCAGTTGGCAGGATCCGCTGCGATGTGTCTCAGGAGGGGAACCATGG GCTGGAAATTTTTGTCTGTGGCGATCAAATACGCAAGGGAGCAGCACTCAATGCAGTTCAGATTGCTGAGATGTTGCTATAG
- the LOC122314417 gene encoding aspartate-semialdehyde dehydrogenase isoform X2, translated as MAAVTHHPFLSSKLLQTTKPNPIRIGPTAVRMSLQETAPSLAVVGVTGAVGQEFLSVLSDRDFPFRSIKMLASKRSSGKRLTFQGCDYTVEELTADSFDGVDIALFSAGGSISKEFGPVAVERGTIVVDNSSAFRMEEKVPLVIPEVNPEAMDGIKLGTGKGALIANPNCSTIICLMAATPLHQRAKVQRMVVSTYQAASGAGAAAMEELELQTREVLEGKSPTCKIFKQQYAFNLFSHNAPVLSNGYNEEEMKLVKETRKIWDTARNILKNAPGVVVIDDRASNLFPTPLEVSNKDDVAVGRIRCDVSQEGNHGLEIFVCGDQIRKGAALNAVQIAEMLL; from the exons ATGGCCGCCGTCACCCACCATCCCTTTCTCTCCTCCAAACTCCTGCAAACCACCAAGCCCAATCCCATCCGTATTGGCCCCACAGCGGTTCGTATGTCCCTCCAGGAGACGGCGCCTTCGCTCGCGGTCGTTGGCGTCACTGGCGCCGTGGGTCAGGAGTTTCTCTCGGTGCTCTCTGACCGCGACTTCCCCTTCCGCTCCATCAAAATGCTTGCTTCCAAGCGCTCCTCTGGGAAGCGACTCACCTTCCAGGGCTGCGACTACACCGTCGAGGAACTCACTGCCGATAGCTTCGACGGCGTCGACATCGCTCTCTTCAGTGCCGGCGGGTCCATCAGCAAGGAGTTCGGGCCGGTAGCCGTGGAGAGGGGAACTATAGTGGTGGACAATAGCTCCGCGTTTCGGATGGAGGAGAAGGTCCCATTGGTGATACCAGAGGTGAATCCCGAGGCCATGGATGGGATCAAACTCGGAACGGGGAAGGGGGCACTTATTGCCAACCCCAACTGTTCCACCATCATTTGCTTGATGGCCGCCACGCCTCTTCATCAACGAGCCAAG GTACAACGCATGGTTGTGAGTACATACCAGGCTGCCAGTGGTGCTGGTGCTGCTGCAATGGAGGAGCTTGAGCTGCAGACTCGTGAG GTCCTGGAAGGCAAATCACCAACTTGTAAAATCTTCAAGCAACAG TATGCTTTTAATTTGTTCTCGCACAATGCACCTGTCCTGTCAAATGGATACAATGAAGAGGAAATGAAATTAGTAAAAGAGACAAGGAAAATATGG GACACAGCCAGGAATATTCTGAAGAATGCTCCTGGTGTAGTGGTTATTGATGATCGGGCATCAAATCTATTCCCTACTCCATTGGAGGTGTCAAACAAAGATGATGTTGCAGTTGGCAGGATCCGCTGCGATGTGTCTCAGGAGGGGAACCATGG GCTGGAAATTTTTGTCTGTGGCGATCAAATACGCAAGGGAGCAGCACTCAATGCAGTTCAGATTGCTGAGATGTTGCTATAG